One part of the Streptomyces sp. NBC_00286 genome encodes these proteins:
- a CDS encoding NAD(P)/FAD-dependent oxidoreductase, with translation MTGRIVVVGASMGGLRAAEQLRAAGWTGAITVVGDEPHMPYNRPPLSKEVLAGKVPFESLAFTPKASTADVEWLLGTKVVAARLAERTVELDTGSALSYDGLVVATGMRPRRLRCPGLLGGRHTVRTLADAQGLRAELTRPGARVVVVGAGFIGCEVAATAVGLGVREVTVVDPLPLPMVGPLGELLARVLLKRHEERGVRFALGTGVAGFEGDDRVTGVVLDDGSVLPADVVVESVGSVANTDWLQGNGLDLSDGVLTDEHLRAGGHPEVVAVGDVARFPNARYDGVPRRVEHWSIPTDTAKHAAKTLAAHLAGADVELAPFAPLPTFWSDQHDFRLQSFGAPGLGLDDVRVLDGEPDGDVLVGYHVDGRLVGVVALGGQAAAMGAAKYRAHLLKQPALTA, from the coding sequence GTGACCGGACGCATCGTCGTCGTCGGCGCCTCCATGGGCGGCCTGCGCGCCGCCGAGCAACTGCGCGCGGCGGGCTGGACCGGCGCGATCACCGTCGTGGGGGACGAGCCCCATATGCCGTACAACCGGCCGCCGTTGTCGAAGGAAGTGCTGGCCGGGAAGGTGCCGTTCGAGTCGCTGGCCTTCACGCCGAAGGCGTCGACGGCCGACGTGGAGTGGCTGCTCGGTACGAAGGTCGTCGCGGCCCGCCTCGCCGAGCGGACCGTGGAACTCGACACCGGATCGGCTCTCTCGTACGACGGTCTGGTCGTCGCCACCGGCATGCGGCCTCGTCGGCTGCGCTGCCCCGGCCTGCTCGGCGGCCGCCATACGGTCCGTACGCTCGCCGACGCCCAAGGTCTGCGAGCCGAACTGACCCGGCCCGGCGCCCGTGTCGTCGTGGTCGGCGCCGGTTTCATCGGCTGCGAGGTCGCCGCCACCGCCGTAGGACTCGGCGTTCGCGAGGTGACCGTCGTCGATCCACTGCCCCTGCCCATGGTGGGCCCGTTGGGCGAACTGCTCGCCCGCGTGCTGCTGAAGCGGCACGAGGAGCGGGGGGTGCGCTTCGCCCTCGGCACGGGAGTCGCCGGGTTCGAGGGCGACGACCGGGTGACCGGTGTCGTCCTCGACGACGGCTCCGTGCTGCCCGCCGATGTGGTCGTGGAGTCGGTCGGCTCGGTCGCGAACACCGACTGGCTTCAGGGCAACGGGCTCGACCTGTCCGACGGTGTGCTCACCGACGAGCACCTGCGGGCCGGCGGACATCCGGAGGTGGTCGCGGTCGGCGACGTCGCCCGCTTCCCCAACGCCCGCTACGACGGCGTACCTCGTCGGGTCGAGCACTGGTCGATCCCCACCGATACCGCCAAGCACGCCGCGAAGACGCTGGCCGCTCATCTGGCCGGTGCGGACGTGGAGTTGGCGCCCTTTGCCCCGCTTCCCACCTTCTGGAGCGACCAGCACGACTTCCGGCTCCAGTCGTTCGGGGCGCCCGGTCTCGGCCTCGATGACGTGCGAGTGCTGGACGGCGAGCCGGACGGTGACGTCCTCGTCGGCTATCACGTCGACGGACGGCTCGTCGGCGTCGTCGCGCTCGGCGGCCAAGCGGCCGCGATGGGTGCCGCCAAGTATCGCGCCCACCTGCTCAAGCAGCCCGCCCTCACCGCGTAA
- a CDS encoding acetoacetate decarboxylase family protein: MASLRGYFHPKTASGASSLIPSPPWRYSGDLLTVEYRTDPSRVRELLPEPLELADEDPGAVALIWADWQSCSESRDELLDPVLSQYKEAFAVVRCKFRGQTYSRCVYIWVDKDFAIARGLHQGYPKKLGSIHQTRPHQYGPAPRVEAGARFGATLAAADRRLAQVVVTLREPSETNGFVNGHPMVHHRWLPSIEKGKGLALDELIESGAASFEGGQPWVGDAELELFEAPTEELARLEVREPIAAYYRQVGVVWDGGRLLEVGTSGASAE; this comes from the coding sequence GTGGCCAGTCTCCGTGGTTACTTCCATCCCAAGACGGCGAGCGGTGCCTCGTCGCTGATTCCGTCGCCGCCGTGGCGTTACTCCGGTGATCTGCTGACCGTCGAGTACCGCACGGATCCCTCGCGGGTACGTGAACTGCTGCCCGAGCCACTGGAGTTGGCCGACGAGGACCCGGGTGCCGTAGCGCTGATCTGGGCCGACTGGCAGTCCTGCTCGGAGTCCCGGGACGAGCTGCTGGATCCGGTGCTGTCGCAGTACAAGGAGGCCTTCGCCGTCGTGCGCTGCAAGTTCCGGGGGCAGACGTACTCACGCTGCGTCTACATCTGGGTCGACAAGGACTTCGCCATCGCGCGCGGGCTGCACCAGGGGTATCCGAAGAAGCTCGGGTCCATTCACCAGACGCGGCCTCATCAGTACGGGCCCGCTCCGCGGGTTGAGGCGGGGGCTCGGTTTGGGGCCACGCTTGCCGCCGCTGACCGGCGGCTGGCGCAGGTCGTGGTGACGTTGCGGGAGCCGTCGGAGACGAACGGGTTCGTCAACGGGCATCCCATGGTGCATCACCGGTGGCTGCCGTCCATTGAGAAGGGCAAGGGGCTCGCTCTGGATGAGCTGATCGAGTCCGGGGCGGCGTCGTTTGAGGGCGGGCAACCGTGGGTCGGCGACGCCGAGTTGGAGTTGTTCGAGGCGCCTACGGAGGAGCTGGCGCGGTTGGAGGTTCGGGAGCCGATTGCTGCGTACTACCGGCAGGTTGGGGTGGTTTGGGACGGCGGGCGGCTGCTGGAGGTCGGTACGTCGGGAGCGTCTGCCGAGTGA